Part of the Candidozyma auris chromosome 4, complete sequence genome, aaatggctgcgaaatccTGTACGTTTCCAGGCTTCTCCACGCAAGGAACTTGGGGTCAATGCAGCTACTCTTTAGTGAACGCACGGAAAAAAAGTGTCACCTGCGAGGAAGCTCATAAGAGAGAGGTCGAAATTGATGCTCGTCTTAAAAATCACCGAACAAACGGACCATTAAAGGCATCTTTGGAGGGGCAGAATTCTGAGAGGCAGGTATATCATGATCCTGGATTCAGCTGTAATGGAGTTCTGTCAGATTTGCAAACGAGATCGGCAATTCAACTTATGACCACCAGCAAACCTGAGCTTAAAGAGGTCAACAATCATACATACACGACAAAAAAGTTGTTCAAATCAAACGATGCTGAAAAGGGACATGAAACGAGAAGCAAAATAAGCAGCCGTCCTTCTTCTAGAAAGCAAAACTCATTATTTGATGCATTGGACCACACGATGTCTGCACTTGCAGAGCTATCGAAAGACTTgccagaaaaagacaattTTTTAAACGAAAGGACAGTCACCGCTCATTCTTCCTCTGTGGTTGAAACTCAAATTCAGAGAACCTCTCAAGTAACTTATTTGAAGGAGATATTACATAACTCgtcttctgcttctcccATGTGTTCTACATTGGTTCACTCGGTCAAAGGACACACTAAAGTCAATGCTTTGAAGCAAATTTTCTCTGATCCTTTCCCAGTTACGACAGCGccttcattttcaaattctGCCGCCAGAAAATGTTCTCAAGTGGAAGCCCTAAAACATAAACTTTTGAAATCTTCTAATTGTACCAAGCCTTTTCATCTGGCCCCAACAGGCAAGATTGTTTCTCAGATTGATGCATTGAATCCGAACAAAGATCAGCCCAAGATGGTCCATGATTATACCAGCTCAGATCATATACAGattaagaaaaaaataagtGAGTTGAACAGCTTTTTTGGTGCCGCTCGTGTACCCAGACAACCCTCCAAACTAACGAGTCCTCTGAGATATACCGAGAATACCTCGAGGGGCAGGCTAGCTCAGACAGATAAAGACACCTTGCGCCCGATCGCTCCTATAATTAGAAGGTCTACcgttgctgctgctttgtcttcgttgaagtcaaaaaaTGAGCTGAATAATCTTACTTTtgctcaaaagaaggaatttGAGGCTTCCAAAAGTGCAAAGAAcgccaaaaagaatggctTGATCGAAAAGATCTCCatattgaagaaaaagatggATAAAGAGATGAGCACTGATAAATTAAGAAAAacagagaagagaaatAGTGAAGATTTGGTTGAAATTGAGCCTTCAATTACTTTCCACCAAAAGAAGTGTGAGATGTCTTCAGCAATGCTGAGGATGGCGACGAAACTTGAAGCTGCACTTATCGCACAAGGTAATTTGCCATTTGATGGTCGTGCTACCCCCTTGATCAACCTAAAAGGAGGGAATCTGATCTTGACGACCCGTTCTAAGACGAATTTCGAAGATGACGATAGGAATGCAGCTATTAAGACTAcgcttgatgatttcattTGCAATCGTACCTCTacgaaaaagaatggagaagaatttAAACTGCAAAAGAACTCTCAAGTCGATAAAATGAAATCGGTAGCTTCTACTTCACCTCCATCGATGCTAGAGGTAAATGACCGAAATACTGCTTTACtttctccacctccactTCCGCCTGTCTTGGGCGCCTCTTCCGGTCCTGCTCCAGCACCTCCTCCACTCCCAGGCTTTCTCACCAGCTCCCAGCTTCCACTGCATTCTCCAACACCACAACCTTTAGTGCGTCACAATGcaccaacttcaagacCGAATCCACCCaattctgcttcaactACCACCGATACTTCAAGATTCGCCGGTGCGACCAAGCCCGTCGTTTTAAGTGCAAAGTTAAAGAGAGTTGCGGCTGTGAAATGTCATCATGGTAcctttgaagagaagagagagctATTTGGAGCCTTTTTTGCCGCTTCTCAATTAAAACCTTCAGAATATTCTTCATGAGTTCTGCGCCGGAATCAATGCATTCAAGAGGCTGCACAGTTGGTCTTGATCTATAACTAAATACATATTCACATGAGCAGTTGACAAGATCGCCAGTAGAGACCCTTTGTAAATAAAGTATGCCCACCAAGGCCACTACGCTCGTCACAGCAAATTGATAGCTGCAACAGGGTTGTggcaggaaaaaaaagtactTTCGTAACTATTCCGAGcaaaagctccttgattttAATGCTGACTCTCTCAGTCTGGTATACTCTCAAGTGGGAccaattttgaaaagagctCGCACCACTGACTCGTATcttaatggctgcgaattcGTACAATTAAGTATTCGCTAATAGCAGAAAAAGTTCACACTCACACTGATACGATCAAACTACAGCATTTCAAATTCCAACTCAGCTTTTTTGAAACCTCCTCAGAAAAAGCGACCTTTTACCACTTTCACCGTGAATTTCCCCAAAGGTCACTCTATCTCAATCAAGCAAGTACCCACGTGCAAATTATCAATACATCAGCCTCACGCATGCACTAAAATGTCACTTCTTCGGTAAAAATTTGACACATCTaccctcctcctcttcttcttcttctccttccaATGGTCTACCAGCAAGACTTGGATCTCCACAAGCCTTTAAATAAGGATCTCCCGCCCAACATCAGGCGCACCCAGTTACTGCCTCGGTTGGCGCTTTCTGCCCTCACATTACACGGGGACCTCTACCGACAGCTCCAATCTAGGTGTAATGCTTCGATTTTTTGGCATCCAGTGACTCAGTTGTTTATGCAAACGGTGTTGGGATTGACATTGTTGTACCAATACAGCGAGTTATGGGAGATTTCAGACACTTGGGGAGAGTTTGCAACGCTCGTGTGGAATAACAAGTACTTGGTGACATCGATGTTTCCGTCGCTTATCTTTGTTGCAGGCATGGTGGGTCTtgtgagcttcttgttgacGGACGAGTTGAGAACTGTCAGTGATAGATTGGCTGGTGATGCGTACCAGCTGAGACTCTTCAAGTTCCCATTGAAAATATTTGCCAATGCTAATGGGAAAGAGTACGAGTTGAACACGACTGCTGATTTCATGAACAATGCCTCTGAGTCAACAGAGCTCATCGAATACCGTGAGTCCCCCGTCGCGGTGGTAACAGTCATCCCACTTCCAGATGAGTCTTCGAGGGATGTGTTCTATGCTAAGATATCCGGTCTCCACGTCAGAAAGTCCTATGCAAAGGCTGGCTTGCAGAACGACCTTCTCGACATCGCTATcgaaaaagcaaagaaacTTGCATTGAGATATATCAAGGACAAtaacatcaagaagaagaacataAAGACAGTGCTACTATGTGACGCATACACCTTTGACTCGATAAACAAACCCATTATTGAACAAAAGGGCTTCGAGGAGAAGCTGAGAAGTACGCAATTAGACCCTTTTGCAGTCGATAAGAAACCAGAGAACTTTTTGTACTTAATTCCTGACTCTCtcgtcaagaagtttttcGGCATCTACAGAAATACGTATCAGCTTGTCATCGATGGTGACGAGGTCAGCATCGCGACAGGCAGCGCTACCACCGACTCTAAGGCTAGAATGAGAAGGACATAGACCTAATCCAATAAACCTGTTGCTTTAGAACGACGGGTTTGTTTCCTCGTGCGATGCACTATGTACGCCACCCAAATCGCTAACACGATAAAAAGCAAATAAAGGAgcattttcaagaaggaaacaATCCCTCTCTTGATTCTCACCGGTAGTGTGGCATCTGGGTCACCGTACTTCTCCTTTCTAAGGGCCCGCTCTTGCTCTTTTATTCTCTTCTCCGCAGCTTTGAGTCGTCTGACAGATTTCCTCTCCACTTTGTTCTTTCTCCTCTGCCTTCGTTTTCCTTGAGGACTGCTGtctgctttctcttccttttcgtcttgttgttgctgcaTCATTCTCTCGAAGTCCTCCATAGACTCGACAAACTCATTAGATTCTGGGTGGTATAATGCAAACACCTTGTTCTCTATGACATCTACAGCGTGAGAGAGCTCGCCTGTCTCGGCACTGACACCCAAGTACTTCACCACCGGAAGCTTCACTTCAGGAACAGTAAAGCAGTTGCGCCACCTTGATTCATCCTCAGGCTGGTAATTGAGGTCCACAGACAAGTACCCGCCCTTCAAGTAGATAATTCTCATACGCACACTGCCGAAGTCCGGGTTCACAGCTTTCGTGGCCCTGCAAGATGCCAACATAGTATCGAAGCCGTCAGTCAGCTTGTCATATCTTGTACGCCCATCACCCACCATCGCCACAACGTGAGGAAACGAGCTTTGCTTGCCATTTCTATACGTGTCTAAGAAGATGCCCAAACCATTGAAGTAATTTCTGGCGCCAAACACATCACCAATAGGACTAGGCTCATCGATAAACCACACGGCCATGCCATCGGCGTACAAGTTCCTAGAGCTCTTGCTGTGGATGTTAAAAGTGAGCTCCATCTCAAAAGATTGGGCCTGGATCGGCATCTTCGTGAACATGTTAGCTGCTTGGTGTTGCTTGTCTGAGACAAGCCGAACAGCGTCATtggtgatcaagaagtttccAGCCATGTTCCAATTGGGTGACCTGAGCGTCGACTGGTCAATGTATGGGGCTGCGAGCGCCTGATCCTTAAGCTCGACCTTTCTGACATGGACGGTAGACGATTCCTTATCTTGGAACATCGAGTTGATCTCTTCAGCAGAGTAGGAATCAGGGAGtctcttgttgaagtgAACGACGAGATAAATGAGGACACAACCAGCTAGCACCAGCAAAAGCCGCGAGCGGAAGGTAAGAGCCACCATGATGTGGAGTGCTGATGTTGGTGTGGAAAAGAGTGGTAACTGTTAGAAGAATATTTGATGGAATAGATAATTGCGAACTACTACGAGGTGAGCACTCGAGGATGTGAGGGTATGCGGAAATAGGAGAAAGAAACTAAATGTGATTAGATAAGAGGAACAATGTGCTACAAATCGATGAGTTGAAAATGAATATGAACTAGCAgcatttttgttttcatAGACTTGATGTGTTCAAGGTATGCTACTTAGCACTTGACTACTTGAGGTTCTTTTCTTGGACTTTTTAGGACcgagcaaagaaaaaaaaaaagagagagggaaaaaaaagaaaaaaaaagaagaaaaattgcaGACCTTCAAGGCGTGTTTGAAGAGTTCCTTCAAGCCAAACTTTGCAAATTGTGTGTCTATTATACATGGAAGAGCCCCCTATTCATGTCGCCCCTCCACACGCTAACCACGCATTCCCTATTTACAGttttcaagagcaagaatCTTTGTTGCTTTGCAACATTCGCCAATAATTTCCTCTGTGTCTTACTTACCGTAGACAACGGTTCTGATGGCGTCCATCCAcgtctccttcttttctcccTTGATTTCTGCGAGAATCCTGTCGTAATACCTGGGATTTCcttttggcttcaaaagcttaTCGTCAAGCTTGTAATAATTCTTGTATTTATCGTTGACAAGGTCTCTGAGGGAAACATACTGCAACTTCAAATCCTGTTCACTAATGTTGGCGATTTTCTCAGGGTTCAGGAACCGCTCGAGCTGGACATCTTTGAAAGATGCGTAGTGCTTTATTCTATCCTTTGGGAGCGTTTTTAGGAGGCTGTGAATTTTTGCAGCGATCTCA contains:
- the PHO86 gene encoding Pho86p, which gives rise to MVYQQDLDLHKPLNKDLPPNIRRTQLSPRLALSALTLHGDLYRQLQSRCNASIFWHPVTQLFMQTVLGLTLLYQYSELWEISDTWGEFATLVWNNKYLVTSMFPSLIFVAGMVGLVSFLLTDELRTVSDRLAGDAYQSRLFKFPLKIFANANGKEYELNTTADFMNNASESTELIEYRESPVAVVTVIPLPDESSRDVFYAKISGLHVRKSYAKAGLQNDLLDIAIEKAKKLALRYIKDNNIKKKNIKTVLLCDAYTFDSINKPIIEQKGFEEKSRSTQLDPFAVDKKPENFLYLIPDSLVKKFFGIYRNTYQLVIDGDEVSIATGSATTDSKARMRRT